The following proteins come from a genomic window of Shewanella halifaxensis HAW-EB4:
- the ygfZ gene encoding tRNA-modifying protein YgfZ produces MTLSTSQPTWPLNGQQPELLFSELTHLGLISVTGEQGRSFIHGQVTTDISSLESDQWRWGAHCDPKGKMLASFRTFAKGDTLFLMMPKETLALDLPQLQKYAVFSKAELSDASDHWLLLGVAGEQAKTWLTAQFGELTDELTLIDNGMIIHDAGRFILAIEQDQAASLISAIEQPIYDATAWQALEIAAGYPNLGANHQGQFVPQMCNVQAVNGISFNKGCYMGQETIARMKYRGGNKRALYIVSGTVSTPLTADSQLEIALEDGEGFRRAGTIIEAVQRGDQVLLTAVLANDTQLDAKLRVADDASSELTLIALPYSLEEQD; encoded by the coding sequence ATGACGCTGTCAACTTCTCAGCCAACTTGGCCTCTTAATGGACAACAGCCTGAACTGCTTTTTTCTGAATTAACACACCTAGGTTTAATCTCAGTCACTGGGGAGCAAGGTCGCAGCTTTATTCACGGCCAAGTCACTACCGATATCAGCTCGCTTGAAAGCGACCAATGGCGCTGGGGCGCGCATTGCGATCCTAAAGGTAAGATGCTGGCCAGCTTTAGAACCTTCGCCAAAGGTGACACCCTTTTCTTGATGATGCCAAAAGAGACCTTGGCACTGGATCTACCTCAGTTGCAAAAATATGCGGTATTTAGTAAAGCTGAGCTGTCTGATGCCAGTGATCACTGGTTATTGTTAGGCGTGGCGGGCGAACAAGCTAAAACATGGTTAACGGCTCAGTTTGGCGAGCTTACCGATGAGCTAACCTTAATCGATAACGGCATGATCATCCACGATGCGGGTCGGTTTATCCTCGCGATAGAACAAGACCAAGCCGCATCACTTATCAGTGCTATCGAACAACCTATCTATGATGCTACTGCATGGCAGGCACTGGAAATCGCTGCCGGTTATCCAAACCTAGGTGCTAATCATCAAGGACAGTTTGTACCGCAGATGTGTAATGTCCAAGCAGTCAATGGGATCAGCTTCAATAAGGGCTGTTACATGGGACAAGAGACGATTGCTCGAATGAAGTACCGCGGGGGTAACAAGCGTGCGCTTTACATTGTTAGCGGCACGGTATCAACACCTTTAACAGCCGATAGCCAGCTTGAAATTGCACTAGAAGACGGTGAAGGATTTCGCCGCGCAGGCACTATCATCGAGGCTGTTCAACGGGGTGACCAGGTATTATTAACAGCGGTATTAGCTAATGATACTCAACTTGATGCTAAGTTAAGAGTTGCCGATGATGCGAGCTCTGAACTGACATTAATTGCGCTGCCTTACTCGCTAGAAGAGCAAGATTAA